One Apis cerana isolate GH-2021 linkage group LG16, AcerK_1.0, whole genome shotgun sequence DNA segment encodes these proteins:
- the LOC108000360 gene encoding glycogen [starch] synthase: MSRERVSRRFYRMDSSNDLLEFMDRGYSAQHENRWYFEVAWEAANKVGGIYTVIRSKAYVSTEEMGDQYCLIGPYKETSARTEVEEADFPHNNPLHIAVQVLRDQGFKVVTGTWLVDGNPQIILFDIGSAAWKLDEYKQELWNTCNLGIPHLDIESNDAVILGYLVCQFISEFRLAAEGYIDVPPRVVVHCHEWQAGVGLIALRTRHVDVATVFTTHATLLGRYLCAGKTDFYNNLDLFNVDEEAGKRQIYHRYCMERAATHLAHIFTTVSDITGFEAEHLLKRKPDIITPNGLNVKKFAALHEFQNLHAVSKEKIHEFVRGHFYGHYDFDLDKTLYFFIAGRYEFGNKGADIFIEALARLNHYLKTSRPDITIVAFLIFPARTNNFNVESLRGHAVTKSLRDTINDIQQKIGKRMYEMCLSGRMPDVQDLLQKEDTIKIKRCLYALQRNGLPPVTTHNVIDDWNDPVLNAIRRCNLFNTVHDRVKIVFHPEFLSSTNPLFGLDYEEFVRGCHLGVFPSYYEPWGYTPAECTVMGIPSITTNLSGFGCFMQEHIADPMSYGIYIVDRRFISLESSVQQLAQYMFDFARLSRRQRIIQRNRTERLSDLLDWRNLGIYYRQARIKALTTVYPELASEFAEGGVGRFSYPRPISEPPSPSSSRHTTPAASVHGSDEEDEVDDEKELEELRQTSGR; encoded by the exons ATGTCAAGAGAACGTGTATCTAGAAGATTTTATCGTATGGACAGTAGTAATGATTTACTTGAATTTATGGATCGTGGATATTCAGCACAGCATGAAAATCGATGGTATTTTGAAGTTGCATGGGAAGCTGCTAATAaag TTGGTGGTATATATACTGTAATACGTTCTAAAGCTTATGTATCTACAGAAGAAATGGGTGATCAATATTGCCTTATTGGTCCATATAAAGAAACTTCAGCACGTACTGAAGTTGAAGAAGCAGATTTTCCACATAATAATCCATTGCATATAGCTGTACAAGTTTTACGTGATCAAGGATTTAAa GTGGTAACAGGAACCTGGCTAGTGGATGGAAATCCACAAATCATTCTGTTTGATATTGGAAGTGCAGCATGGAAGTTGGATGAATATAAGCAAGAATTATGGAATACTTGTAATCTTGGTATTCCTCATTTAGATATAGAGTCTAATGATGCAGTTATTCTCGGTTATCTCGTTTGtcaatttatttctgaattcag attagcTGCCGAAGGATATATTGATGTTCCTCCTCGTGTAGTGGTTCATTGTCATGAATGGCAAGCTGGTGTTGGTTTAATTGCTTTAAGAACTAGACATGTAGATGTTGCTACGGTTTTTACTACACATGCTACTTTGCTTGGAAGATACCTATGTGCAGGGAAGActgatttttataacaatttagatttg tTTAATGTAGATGAAGAAGCAGGAAAACGCCAAATTTATCATAGATATTGTATGGAACGTGCAGCTACACATTTGGCACATATATTTACAACCGTTTCGGACATAACAGGTTTCGAAGCAGAGcatttattgaaaagaaaacccGATATAATCACGCCGAATGGGctcaatgtaaaaaaatttgcagcACTtcatgaatttcaaaatttgcatGCTGttagtaaagaaaaaatacatgaaTTCGTTAGAGGACATTTTTATGG acattatgattttgatttggacaaaactttatattttttcattgctGGGCGTTATGAATTTGGAAACAAGGGTGccgatatatttatcgaagcTTTGGCTAGattgaatcattatttaaaaacatctaGACCTGACATAACTATTGTggctttcttaatttttccagCACggactaataattttaacgtaGAATCATTGCGTGGTCATGCt GTTACAAAGTCTTTGAGAGATACAATTAATGATATACAACAAAAAATAGGAAAGCGTATGTATGAAATGTGCCTTTCTGGTCGTATGCCTGACGTGCAAGACCTTTTGCAAAAAGAAGATACCATAAAAATCAAACg gTGTTTATATGCGTTACAAAGGAATGGTTTGCCTCCAGTTACCACGCATAATGTTATAGATGATTGGAATGATCCGGTATTGAATGCTATTAGAAGATGCAATCTTTTTAATACGGTTCACGATCGAGTAAAA ATAGTATTTCATCCAGAGTTCCTATCATCGACAAATCCATTATTTGGTCTCGATTATGAAGAATTCGTCAGAGGATGTCACTTGGGTGTCTTTCCATCATATTATGAACCTTGGGGATATACACCTGCGGAATGTACTGTTATGGGTATTCCTAGTATAACTACGAATCTATCTGGGTTCGGATGTTTTATGCAAGAACATATAGCTGATCCAATGAGTTATGGTATTTATATTGTGGATAGGCGATTTATTAGCCTAGAAAGTAGTGTTCAACAACTTGCCCAATATATGTTTGATTTTGCACGATTAAGTCGCCGACAACgtattattcaaagaaatcGTACAGAACGTCTTAGTGATCTTCTTGATTGGAGAAATCTTGGTATT TATTATCGCCAAGCCAGAATCAAAGCTTTGACGACTGTTTATCCAGAATTAGCTTCTGAATTTGCCGAAGGTGGAGTAGGACGTTTTAGTTACCCTAGACCGATTAGTGAACCACCGTCACCTTCTTCTTCTAGACATACTACTCCGGCTGCTTCGGTTCACGGATCTGATGAAGAAGATGAAGTAGATGATGAGAAAgag ttagaAGAATTGCGCCAAACAAGTGGCAGATAA